A stretch of the Acyrthosiphon pisum isolate AL4f chromosome A2, pea_aphid_22Mar2018_4r6ur, whole genome shotgun sequence genome encodes the following:
- the LOC100159796 gene encoding uncharacterized protein LOC100159796: protein MAKWRPTKLQMKPLIELVSNDQQLIAGKLSSNCTYKIMKERWKQIDDELNALPGAEKSSDKWKKFETDDATGIAFALLPLITYNTYVYIYIC, encoded by the exons ATGGCTAAATGGAGGCCTACAAAATTGCAAATGAAGCCCTTAATTGAGCTTGTATCTAATGATCAACAACTCATCGCTGGCAAGTTATCTTCAAATTGTACTTACAAAATCATGAAAGAAAGATGGAAACAAATTGATGATGAATTAAATGCGTTACCCGGTGCAGAAAAAAGTTCTGATAAATGGAAAAAG tTTGAAACCGATGACGCCACAGGAATCGCTTTCGCATTACTACCGCtgattacctataatacatatgtatatatatatatctgttaa
- the LOC100164308 gene encoding ring canal kelch homolog — MEHVRLPLTSKIYINKEVVKECLINNCYKCKDYINEALNVHRLKSKDLIPHNIRNNPRHGDKIILVVSRFDTNECISTKFFEPKINRWHNGPEMITNRRNVGLAVVKDNLVFAVGGSTHFFRQVRSVDVLDLSAESPCWKPSVEMFVKRNKVGVGVINNYLYAVGGYNFCDNISDSAEVFDYNTQKWRMISSMPTRRVSFGVGVLNNLLYAVN, encoded by the exons ATGGAACACGTACGGTTACCATTAACATCAaagatttacataaataaagaaGTAGTTAAGGAATGccttataaataattgttataaat gtaAAGATTACATAAACGAGGCATTAAATGTTCATAGACTGAAGTCAAAAGACCTGATTCCACACAACATCCGGAATAATCCTAGACATGGAGATAAA ATTATCTTAGTTGTTAGTAGATTTGATACTAATGAATGTATCAGTACAAAATTTTTCGAACCGAAAATAAATCGATGGCATAATGGACCTGAAATGATAACAAACCGTAGAAATGTTGGTCTAGCTGTGGTGAAAGATAATTTAGTATTTGCTGTGGGTGGTTCTACTCATTTTTTTCGTCAAGTTCGGTCTGTTGATGTGCTTGATTTATCTGCAGAGTCACCGTGTTGGAAACCGAGTGTTGAGATGTTTGTTAAACGAAACAAAGTAGGAGTTGGTGTAatcaataattatctatatgcC gtCGGCGGATATAATTTTTGTGATAATATATCAGATAGTGCAGAAGTGTTCGACTACAATACTCAAAAATGGCGCATGATATCTAGTATGCCTACTAGAAGAGTCAGTTTTGGGGTCGGAGTCctgaataatcttttatatgcgGTAaactaa